A single window of Carassius auratus strain Wakin chromosome 9, ASM336829v1, whole genome shotgun sequence DNA harbors:
- the LOC113108985 gene encoding single-minded homolog 1-A codes for MKEKSKNAARTRREKENSEFYELAKLLPLPSAITSQLDKASIIRLTTSYLKMRIVFPEGLGESWGHVSRASSLDNVGREIGSHLLQTLDGFIFVVAPDGKIMYISETASVHLGLSQVELTGNSIYEYIHPADHDEMTAVLTPHQPYHSHFVHEYEMERSFFLRMKCVLAKRNAGLTCGGYKVIHCSGYLKVRQYSLDMSPFDGCYQNVGLVAVGHSLPPSAVTEIKLHSNMFMFRASLDMKLIFLDSRVAELTGYEPQDLIEKTLYHHVHSCDTFHLRCAHHLLLVKGQVTTKYYRFLAKQGGWVWVQSYATIVHNSRSSRPHCIVSVNYVLTDTEYKGLQLSLDQVTSTKPSFTYNSPSNPISENRRVGKSRVSRTKTKTRLSPYPQYPGFPTDRSESDQDSPWGGSPLTDSASPQLLEQCEGIDSSCVYRQFSEPRPLCYGLPLTDDHHTSSDIYSHTHSESCERGRCKAGRYFLGTPQPGREAWWGAARSVLPLPKSSSENGDSFEGVMPHITSIHSLQVRGHWDEDSVVSSPDTSDSGDRYRGDQCRASPQEPSKIETLIRATQQMIKEEESRLQLRKAPTEIQLESTNGLAKSHGSSFHSNDFPQSALQSVVCRGPAQVISPAPSPVPLSRLSSPIPDRLGKSKDFLQSELSSSQQHQQPLPLTGTCAVSPTPALYPSHPRQYLEKHTAYSLTSYALEHLYEAESFRGYSLGCSGSSHYDMATHLRMQAEQTPGHKGTSVIITNGS; via the exons ATGAAGGAGAAGTCGAAGAACGCGGCGCGCACGCGGAGGGAGAAGGAGAACAGCGAGTTCTATGAGCTGGCCAAACTGCTGCCCCTGCCCTCGGCCATCACCTCACAGCTGGACAAAGCCTCCATCATCAGACTCACCACCAGCTACCTGAAGATGAGGATCGTCTTCCCGGAAG GTCTCGGGGAATCTTGGGGTCATGTGAGTCGAGCGAGTTCTCTGGACAATGTGGGCCGAGAGATAGGATCACATCTGCTTCAG ACTTTGGATGGCTTCATTTTTGTGGTAGCTCCTGATGGAAAAATCATGTACATTTCTGAAACTGCATCAGTGCATTTAGGGTTGTCACAG GTAGAGCTGACGGGGAACAGCATTTATGAATACATCCACCCGGCTGACCACGACGAGATGACCGCAGTCCTGACGCCTCACCAGCCGTATCACTCACACTTCGTCCACG AATATGAAATGGAAAGGTCTTTTTTCCTGAGAATGAAATGCGTCCTTGCTAAGAGAAACGCTGGCTTGACGTGTGGTGGTTACAAG GTCATTCACTGCAGCGGCTATCTGAAGGTCCGTCAGTACAGCTTAGACATGTCTCCGTTCGACGGCTGTTATCAGAACGTGGGTCTGGTGGCTGTGGGTCACTCTCTCCCCCCCAGCGCAGTCACCGAGATCAAGCTCCACAGCAATATGTTCATGTTCAGAGCCAGCCTGGACATGAAACTCATTTTCCTGGACTCCAG GGTTGCGGAGCTCACTGGCTACGAGCCGCAAGACTTAATAGAGAAGACACTTTATCATCACGTCCACAGCTGTGACACTTTCCATCTCCGCTGCGCGCACCACTTGT TGCTGGTAAAAGGACAGGTCACTACCAAATACTACCGATTCCTGGCTAAGCAGGGTGGGTGGGTGTGGGTACAGAGTTACGCTACTATCGTACACAACAGCAGATCGTCCAGACCGCACTGCATCGTCAGCGTCAACTACGTCCTCAC GGATACGGAGTACAAAGGACTACAGTTGTCCTTAGATCAGGTGACGTCCACTAAACCCTCGTTCACCTACAACAGCCCGTCCAACCCCATCAGCGAGAACAGAAGAGTTGGCAAAAGCAGAGTCTCCCGTACCAAGACCAAAACAAGACTCTCTCCCTACCCACAG TATCCGGGTTTCCCCACGGATCGCTCAGAGTCGGATCAGGATAGCCCGTGGGGAGGGAGCCCCCTCACGGACTCTGCATCTCCTCAGCTTCTGGAGCAGTGTGAAGGCATAGATTCCTCATGCGTGTACCGGCAGTTCTCAGAACCACGGCCGCTCTGCTATGGCCTACCGCTGACAGACGACCACCATACCTCCAGTGACATCTACAGCCACACTCACTCCGAGTCTTGCGAGAGGGGTCGCTGTAAGGCTGGCCGATACTTCCTGGGCACACCTCAGCCCGGGCGAGAGGCGTGGTGGGGCGCAGCCCGCTCTGTCCTCCCGTTACCCAAGTCTTCGTCAGAGAACGGGGACAGTTTTGAGGGTGTGATGCCCCACATCACCTCCATCCATAGCCTGCAGG TGAGGGGTCACTGGGATGAGGACAGCGTGGTCAGCTCACCTGACACGAGCGATTCAGGTGACCGATACCGTGGTGACCAATGCCGCGCAAGTCCCCAAGAGCCCAGCAAGATTGAAACGTTGATTCGAGCCACGCAACAGATGATCAAAGAGGAGGAAAGTCGCCTGCAGTTGAGAAAGGCTCCTACAGAAATACAGTTGGAGTCTACAAATGGTCTGGCCAAGAGCCACGGCTCATCGTTTCACAGTAACGACTTTCCCCAGTCAGCGTTGCAGAGTGTGGTGTGTCGGGGGCCGGCTCAGGTTATAAGCCCCGCCCCTAGCCCTGTTCCTCTGTCCCGTCTCAGCAGCCCCATCCCTGACAGACTGGGTAAAAGTAAAGACTTCCTGCAAAGCGAGCTGTCCTCTTCTCAGCAACACCAGCAGCCATTGCCCCTGACGGGCACATGTGCTGTCTCTCCTACTCCAGCGCTATACCCCTCACACCCCCGCCAGTACCTGGAAAAACACACAGCCTACTCGCTCACCAGCTACGCACTCGAACATCTGTACGAGGCAGAGAGCTTTAGAGGATACTCCCTGGGTTGCTCAGGTTCCTCCCATTATGACATGGCCACTCATCTACGCATGCAGGCTGAACAAACACCGGGCCATAAAGGCACCTCCGTCATTATCACCAACGGCAGCTGA